The following proteins are encoded in a genomic region of Sulfurospirillum arsenophilum NBRC 109478:
- a CDS encoding SPFH domain-containing protein → MPADLNDYFKKKNGGGNSGGGDNDNRTPFNIEPPDFMKNLGKKAGIIYVLIALVVIAVVAKPFVIINSGEMGIKATTGKFEAIPMDPGFHLFIPFIQQVFIVDTKVRIMNYSSSEDLGEVLQRGSGIKKNAAISVLDARGLPVSIELTVQYKLEPSTAPQTIATWGMAWEDKIINPVVRDVTRAVVGKFNAEELPQRRNEIAVNIEEGIRKAIDAQPGKPVELLTMQLREILLPTKIKEQIEKVQVAKQEVERTRYEVEIANQQALKRAAEAEGQAKARQINAQGEANAVKIEADADAYANKKISESISDPLLKLRQIEVQGKFNEALKENKDAKIFLTPGGSTPNIWVDTKDSQKAVSIAK, encoded by the coding sequence ATGCCAGCAGATTTAAACGATTATTTTAAAAAGAAAAATGGTGGAGGAAACAGCGGTGGAGGCGACAATGATAATCGCACACCTTTTAATATTGAACCTCCCGATTTTATGAAAAACCTTGGTAAAAAAGCAGGGATCATCTATGTGCTTATCGCTCTTGTGGTCATTGCCGTTGTTGCAAAGCCCTTTGTAATTATTAACTCAGGCGAAATGGGTATTAAAGCAACCACAGGTAAATTTGAAGCTATTCCGATGGACCCAGGATTTCACCTTTTTATCCCTTTTATTCAACAAGTTTTTATTGTTGATACAAAAGTTCGCATTATGAACTACTCTTCAAGCGAAGACTTAGGTGAAGTTTTACAAAGAGGCTCAGGCATCAAAAAAAATGCAGCTATTTCCGTTCTTGATGCAAGAGGACTTCCTGTTTCAATTGAGCTAACAGTTCAATATAAATTAGAGCCTTCAACTGCTCCTCAAACGATTGCAACATGGGGTATGGCATGGGAAGATAAAATCATCAATCCAGTTGTCAGAGATGTTACAAGAGCTGTTGTTGGTAAGTTCAACGCAGAAGAGTTGCCACAAAGACGTAATGAGATTGCTGTCAATATCGAAGAAGGTATTCGTAAAGCGATTGATGCACAACCAGGTAAACCGGTAGAACTTCTTACAATGCAACTTAGAGAAATTTTACTTCCTACAAAAATTAAAGAACAAATTGAAAAAGTCCAAGTAGCGAAGCAAGAAGTTGAGCGAACAAGATATGAAGTAGAAATAGCAAATCAACAAGCTCTCAAACGTGCTGCTGAAGCTGAAGGTCAAGCAAAAGCCAGACAAATTAATGCGCAAGGTGAAGCAAATGCTGTTAAAATTGAAGCAGATGCTGATGCTTACGCCAATAAAAAAATCAGTGAAAGTATCTCTGATCCACTTTTAAAACTTCGTCAAATTGAAGTTCAAGGAAAGTTTAATGAAGCACTTAAAGAGAACAAAGATGCAAAAATTTTCCTAACACCTGGTGGTTCAACCCCTAATATCTGGGTTGATACCAAAGATAGCCAAAAAGCGGTCAGTATAGCCAAATGA
- the trxB gene encoding thioredoxin-disulfide reductase, whose amino-acid sequence MLDLAIIGGGPAGLSAGLYATRGGLKNVVMFEKGLPGGQITSSSEIENYPGSAEILSGLDFMAPWSEQCMRFGLKHAMDEVTRISKNADGTFQIVLAGGKSEQAKSVIVCTGSTPKKANFEGESEFFGKGVSTCATCDGFFYKNKEVVALGGGDTALEEALYLSHICSKVYLVHRRDTFRASPSTIEKVKNNPKIELVLNVTVKKAYGDKTGLNGIIVVDNAGNERDIAVPGVFVFVGMNVNNAILKQEDGSFLCAMDENGNVIVDLSMHTSIKGLFAAGDLRTKASKQVVCAAGDGATAGIQALEYVNH is encoded by the coding sequence ATGTTAGATCTAGCAATTATTGGTGGTGGTCCAGCAGGACTAAGTGCCGGATTGTATGCAACACGTGGCGGTTTGAAAAACGTAGTGATGTTTGAAAAAGGTCTTCCGGGAGGACAGATCACCAGCAGTAGTGAAATAGAAAATTATCCAGGAAGCGCAGAGATTTTAAGTGGTTTAGATTTTATGGCACCTTGGTCAGAACAATGTATGCGTTTTGGTCTTAAACATGCGATGGATGAAGTTACTCGTATCTCTAAAAATGCAGATGGTACATTTCAAATTGTTTTAGCAGGTGGCAAAAGTGAGCAGGCTAAAAGCGTGATTGTTTGTACGGGAAGCACTCCTAAGAAAGCTAATTTTGAAGGTGAATCTGAGTTTTTTGGCAAAGGTGTTAGTACGTGCGCCACATGCGATGGATTTTTCTACAAAAATAAAGAGGTTGTGGCACTTGGTGGTGGTGACACTGCTTTAGAAGAGGCACTTTACCTTTCGCATATCTGTTCAAAAGTTTATTTAGTTCACAGACGTGACACCTTTAGAGCAAGTCCAAGTACAATTGAAAAAGTTAAAAATAATCCAAAAATAGAGCTCGTTTTAAATGTAACAGTGAAAAAAGCTTATGGTGATAAAACGGGACTTAATGGCATTATTGTGGTTGATAATGCAGGCAATGAAAGAGACATTGCAGTGCCTGGTGTTTTTGTCTTTGTTGGAATGAATGTTAATAATGCAATTTTAAAACAAGAAGATGGAAGTTTTTTATGTGCAATGGATGAGAATGGCAATGTTATTGTTGACCTGAGCATGCACACATCAATCAAGGGTCTTTTTGCAGCAGGGGACTTAAGAACTAAAGCTTCAAAACAAGTGGTATGTGCTGCAGGCGATGGCGCAACGGCGGGTATCCAAGCACTTGAATATGTTAACCATTAA
- a CDS encoding DUF2393 family protein: MNTDALKLSLLTYIKHFGLYDYLAFGWLIFTFLVLIILASLIAKRSSVASLLLIIFALVLLIVSPLFIKIKLEETLRATSTEVSMVKKLTFSDSLIVEGTIYNNSNKDFTLCLVQTSIIKQIDAQGLKAFINRLKPITNQSIFVKKDLPKEGIMEFQSVFDNFKYSGDVNATLKAECY; the protein is encoded by the coding sequence ATGAACACTGATGCCCTCAAATTATCACTATTGACCTACATTAAACACTTTGGTCTGTATGATTATTTGGCATTTGGCTGGCTAATTTTTACATTTTTAGTACTCATTATTTTGGCAAGTTTAATTGCGAAACGCTCCTCTGTTGCATCACTTCTTTTAATTATTTTTGCGCTTGTTTTATTAATCGTTTCCCCTCTTTTTATTAAAATAAAATTAGAGGAAACGCTACGTGCTACATCTACGGAAGTGAGCATGGTCAAAAAATTAACTTTCTCTGACTCTTTAATTGTCGAGGGAACCATTTACAACAATTCAAATAAAGATTTTACACTCTGTTTAGTTCAGACCTCTATTATTAAACAAATTGATGCACAAGGACTTAAAGCTTTCATCAATCGATTAAAACCAATCACCAATCAGTCGATATTTGTTAAAAAAGATCTTCCAAAAGAAGGCATTATGGAATTCCAAAGTGTTTTTGATAATTTTAAATACAGCGGTGATGTTAATGCAACGCTAAAAGCAGAATGCTACTAA
- a CDS encoding branched-chain amino acid transaminase has product MDKAKYIWMDGELVAWDDAKVHILTHTLHYGNGVFEGTRAYMTENGLAIFKLREHTKRLLNSAKITRIKATYSLEELEAAHIEVLRSNNFTSNVYIRPLIYLGYGIMGLNHVQAPVNTAIAAWQWGSYLGDEGLENGIRVKISSFTRNPVSSTMGKAKAAANYLNSQMAKYEALEAGYEEALLLDDEGFIAEGSGECFFIVRNGVLITPPNDTSLESITQATVLDLAREAGIPIERRRITRDEAYIADESFFTGTAAEVTPIKDIDNYIIGDGKRGPVTKQLQAAYFDVVYGRNPKYKHLLTFI; this is encoded by the coding sequence ATGGATAAAGCAAAATACATTTGGATGGATGGCGAGCTCGTTGCATGGGACGATGCAAAAGTACATATTTTGACCCATACACTTCACTATGGTAACGGTGTTTTTGAAGGTACACGTGCGTATATGACTGAGAATGGTCTAGCAATTTTTAAACTTAGAGAGCACACCAAACGCTTACTCAATTCTGCTAAAATCACACGTATTAAAGCAACTTATTCACTTGAAGAACTTGAAGCTGCACACATTGAAGTGCTAAGATCAAACAACTTTACATCAAACGTTTACATTAGACCTTTGATCTATCTAGGTTATGGTATTATGGGACTGAACCACGTTCAAGCACCTGTCAATACAGCCATCGCGGCATGGCAATGGGGTAGTTACCTCGGTGATGAAGGCCTTGAAAATGGTATTCGCGTTAAAATTTCTTCATTTACACGAAACCCTGTTAGTTCAACGATGGGCAAAGCTAAAGCTGCGGCAAACTACCTTAACTCACAAATGGCAAAATACGAAGCCTTAGAAGCGGGCTATGAAGAAGCCTTATTGCTCGATGATGAAGGCTTTATCGCTGAAGGTAGCGGTGAGTGTTTCTTTATCGTGAGAAATGGTGTTTTAATTACCCCGCCAAATGACACATCACTTGAGAGCATCACTCAAGCAACAGTGCTTGATCTTGCACGCGAAGCGGGTATTCCTATTGAGCGAAGACGTATTACTCGTGATGAAGCGTACATTGCTGATGAGTCTTTCTTTACAGGTACGGCTGCTGAAGTCACACCTATCAAAGATATCGATAATTACATCATAGGAGATGGCAAACGAGGTCCTGTAACCAAACAACTTCAAGCCGCGTACTTTGATGTTGTTTACGGACGTAATCCAAAATACAAACATCTCTTAACATTTATCTAA
- a CDS encoding DUF2393 family protein, with protein sequence MTYFTVLHWFAMIVIVLLFALIVTLTVRSNDGKASLVPPILATFFILSLFAIFAIYALDKYTKVARLENVVQKKVLINESFSITGQIRNIGQFKIGQCVLEVKIANDSLEKIGADSAIFVPKSALDNLFNWGEGTKSIETIKEFVIAENLHTGEMRNFTVFMRYPPSYAKPYTRYELFCH encoded by the coding sequence TTGACCTATTTTACAGTACTCCATTGGTTTGCAATGATTGTTATTGTCTTACTATTTGCTTTGATTGTAACGCTCACTGTTCGTAGTAATGATGGTAAAGCTTCCCTTGTTCCACCCATTCTTGCCACATTTTTTATCTTGAGTCTTTTTGCAATCTTTGCTATTTATGCTCTTGATAAATACACCAAAGTTGCTAGACTTGAAAATGTTGTACAAAAAAAAGTTTTGATTAATGAGTCATTTTCAATTACAGGTCAAATCCGTAATATTGGTCAATTTAAAATAGGGCAATGTGTTTTAGAAGTAAAAATTGCAAATGATTCACTTGAAAAAATTGGCGCAGATTCGGCTATCTTTGTTCCAAAATCAGCATTGGATAATTTGTTTAATTGGGGAGAAGGAACTAAAAGCATTGAGACAATAAAAGAATTTGTCATTGCTGAGAATTTACACACAGGCGAGATGCGTAACTTCACCGTCTTTATGCGTTACCCACCTTCCTATGCCAAACCTTACACGCGCTACGAACTTTTTTGCCACTAA
- the bcp gene encoding thioredoxin-dependent thiol peroxidase, translating into MLTIGDKAPALSLPNQDNVEISLRDLEGKWIVLYFYPKDSTPGCTTEACDFTAALPAFEDLNAVVLGISPDSTASHQKFIAKQKLEITLLSDVSTEVAQSYGVWQLKKFCGKEYMGIVRSTFLIDPSGKIAKLWSNVKVKDHASEVKKALETLQ; encoded by the coding sequence ATGTTAACCATAGGCGATAAAGCTCCAGCTCTCAGTCTTCCAAATCAAGACAATGTTGAGATTTCACTCAGAGACCTTGAGGGCAAATGGATTGTGCTTTACTTCTACCCCAAAGACAGTACACCTGGATGTACTACCGAAGCGTGCGATTTTACAGCAGCACTTCCTGCATTTGAAGATCTTAATGCAGTTGTTTTAGGCATCAGTCCTGATAGTACAGCTTCTCATCAAAAGTTTATTGCCAAGCAAAAACTCGAGATTACATTACTTTCGGATGTCAGTACTGAAGTGGCACAAAGCTATGGTGTATGGCAACTCAAAAAGTTTTGTGGTAAAGAGTATATGGGCATTGTGCGTTCAACTTTTTTGATCGATCCAAGCGGTAAGATTGCAAAACTTTGGTCAAACGTTAAAGTTAAAGACCACGCAAGTGAAGTTAAAAAAGCATTAGAAACACTTCAATAA
- the trxA gene encoding thioredoxin, translating into MGKYLELNASNFDSTVAEGVALVDFWAPWCGPCRMIAPVIDELAGDFDGKAKICKVNTDEEQDVAIKYGIRSIPTILFFKNGELVDQMIGASSKQVLADKINSLL; encoded by the coding sequence ATGGGAAAATATTTAGAGTTAAATGCATCAAATTTTGATAGTACAGTAGCTGAAGGCGTAGCATTAGTAGACTTTTGGGCACCTTGGTGTGGACCTTGTCGTATGATCGCTCCAGTGATTGATGAATTAGCAGGCGATTTTGATGGTAAAGCAAAAATTTGTAAAGTCAATACCGATGAAGAGCAAGATGTTGCTATTAAATATGGAATTAGATCAATCCCAACAATCCTTTTCTTTAAAAATGGTGAGTTAGTGGACCAAATGATCGGTGCATCATCAAAACAAGTTTTAGCTGATAAAATTAATTCTCTTCTTTAA
- a CDS encoding TIGR01212 family radical SAM protein (This family includes YhcC from E. coli K-12, an uncharacterized radical SAM protein.) has product MREILTAGRYFKKKFGEKVYKIPISISGFTCPNIDGTVARGGCVFCENESFSPNLEHNQPKRFFLSPTSENPYLEFQLIQLEAQYKKTKKVLSKKFGAQKFIVYFQSFTNTYAPLETLKALYSKALSFEGVVGLSIGTRTDSINEEVLAYLAELSKLHEIWVEYGVQSSSDETLKRINRGHDSANIEKYIALTHQYGLKMCAHVIFGLPGETPQMALESVKFALKLGVHSFKFHPLYVVKRTALANDFKKEEFTPISEECYIQTLIEAIKLLPENVMLQRVSAGIEDDTLLSPAWCYTKHQQMFNIRQALKKEGMIY; this is encoded by the coding sequence ATGCGCGAGATTTTAACTGCTGGGCGGTATTTTAAGAAAAAATTTGGGGAAAAAGTCTATAAAATCCCCATCTCTATCTCTGGCTTTACATGCCCCAACATTGATGGAACTGTAGCTCGGGGTGGTTGTGTCTTTTGTGAAAATGAATCCTTTAGTCCCAATTTGGAGCACAATCAACCCAAACGATTTTTTTTGAGCCCAACTTCTGAAAATCCTTACTTAGAGTTTCAGCTCATACAATTAGAAGCACAATATAAAAAGACAAAAAAAGTGCTTTCCAAAAAATTTGGTGCACAAAAATTTATTGTTTACTTTCAATCTTTTACTAACACCTATGCTCCCCTTGAAACACTTAAAGCGCTCTATTCAAAAGCTTTGAGTTTTGAAGGTGTTGTAGGACTAAGCATTGGAACACGTACGGATAGCATTAACGAAGAAGTGCTTGCATATTTGGCGGAGCTTTCAAAATTACATGAGATTTGGGTAGAGTATGGTGTTCAATCTTCTTCTGACGAAACACTCAAAAGAATTAATCGTGGGCATGACAGCGCCAATATTGAAAAATACATTGCTTTAACGCATCAGTATGGACTTAAAATGTGCGCACATGTTATTTTTGGACTACCTGGAGAAACGCCTCAAATGGCATTGGAAAGCGTTAAATTTGCACTTAAACTTGGTGTACACTCCTTTAAATTTCATCCACTTTATGTTGTAAAGAGAACTGCTTTAGCCAATGATTTTAAAAAAGAAGAGTTCACGCCTATTTCAGAAGAGTGTTATATTCAAACGTTGATAGAAGCGATTAAGCTTTTACCTGAAAATGTGATGTTACAACGTGTGAGTGCAGGTATTGAAGATGATACACTCCTTTCTCCAGCATGGTGTTATACAAAGCATCAACAGATGTTTAATATTCGCCAAGCACTTAAAAAAGAAGGGATGATTTATTAA
- the hisIE gene encoding bifunctional phosphoribosyl-AMP cyclohydrolase/phosphoribosyl-ATP diphosphatase HisIE: MSSTLINSIDWNASPLLPVIAQDVKSGEVLMLAYMNQEALTLTLQSGLAHYYSRSRQSLWKKGETSGHLQHVKEAYLDCDSDTLLLKVEQVGVACHTGRPSCFFNRIDVEETPKEPIKEIEAYSISDKIYHIIQERKKADPKSSYVASLLQKGDNSILKKVVEEAGEFCFAYKDNDSKEIVYEAADLMFHALVALGAKNIHPSLISKELERRFGLSGIEEKNSRNEH; this comes from the coding sequence ATGAGTTCAACACTAATAAATTCCATCGACTGGAATGCTTCACCACTTCTACCTGTCATCGCACAAGATGTAAAGAGTGGTGAAGTTTTGATGCTTGCCTATATGAACCAAGAAGCACTCACTTTGACTCTTCAATCTGGACTTGCTCACTACTATTCCAGAAGCCGCCAAAGCCTCTGGAAAAAGGGTGAAACGAGTGGACACTTGCAACATGTTAAAGAGGCTTATTTGGATTGCGATAGCGATACACTGTTGCTTAAAGTAGAGCAAGTAGGTGTCGCATGTCATACAGGACGCCCTTCGTGCTTTTTTAACCGCATAGATGTTGAAGAAACACCTAAAGAGCCAATCAAAGAGATTGAAGCTTATTCGATTAGTGATAAAATTTATCATATTATTCAAGAACGCAAAAAGGCTGATCCGAAGAGCTCCTATGTTGCATCACTCCTTCAAAAAGGGGATAACAGTATTCTCAAAAAAGTGGTTGAAGAAGCAGGAGAATTCTGCTTTGCCTATAAAGACAATGATAGCAAAGAAATCGTTTATGAAGCAGCCGATCTTATGTTCCATGCCCTTGTTGCATTGGGAGCTAAGAACATTCATCCATCACTTATTTCCAAAGAGCTTGAAAGACGCTTTGGACTTAGTGGAATAGAGGAGAAAAATAGCCGCAATGAACACTGA
- the dapB gene encoding 4-hydroxy-tetrahydrodipicolinate reductase: protein MIHVGIHGSTGRVGRLLIDNLLKDKEAKPYVLHAIEDFGFTPPKDAVVTDDVSTLLQKSDVVIDFTISIGTEALLENALKHPTPLVIGTTGLNEHQYNLLKEAANNMPILYSTNMSLGVAVLNRLVELASKSLSDFDIEIVEQHHRFKKDAPSGTALTLGEHAARGRGLNLDDVRVSGRNGLIGERSKDEIAIMALRGGDIVGRHTVGFYNDGEFIEMNHTATSRDTFAKGAIKAAKWIINQPNGLYTISDCLGL from the coding sequence ATGATACACGTTGGAATCCATGGCTCAACAGGCAGAGTAGGTAGACTACTTATTGATAATCTTCTCAAAGATAAAGAGGCAAAACCGTATGTATTACATGCAATTGAGGATTTTGGATTTACGCCTCCTAAGGATGCAGTGGTTACAGATGATGTAAGTACACTTTTGCAAAAAAGTGATGTTGTTATTGACTTTACAATCTCAATTGGAACCGAAGCTCTTTTAGAAAATGCCCTAAAACATCCAACGCCTTTGGTTATTGGAACAACAGGACTCAATGAGCACCAATACAATCTTTTAAAAGAAGCCGCAAATAATATGCCGATTCTTTACTCTACCAATATGTCTTTAGGGGTAGCCGTTTTGAATCGTTTGGTTGAACTTGCTTCAAAAAGTTTGAGTGATTTTGACATTGAAATCGTTGAGCAACACCATCGTTTTAAAAAAGATGCACCGAGTGGTACAGCTTTAACGCTTGGAGAACACGCTGCTCGTGGGCGTGGTCTTAATTTAGATGATGTTCGTGTCAGTGGGCGTAATGGTCTTATTGGTGAACGTAGTAAAGATGAGATTGCTATAATGGCACTTCGTGGTGGTGACATCGTAGGTCGCCATACGGTAGGATTTTATAATGATGGCGAATTTATTGAGATGAACCATACTGCAACCAGTCGTGATACCTTTGCAAAAGGCGCTATCAAAGCCGCAAAGTGGATCATCAATCAACCTAATGGTCTTTATACAATTAGTGACTGTTTGGGTCTTTAA
- a CDS encoding YraN family protein, translated as MSLEVGKEAEEKASSYLKKEGYTILTRNFYSKFGEIDIVAFKDNILYFCEVKFSKHYDPITRITPSKMAKIIKTINYYFLIHPCSYDYQIDAILVMPEKIEIIKNISY; from the coding sequence ATGAGCCTAGAAGTAGGTAAAGAGGCTGAAGAAAAGGCCTCTTCCTATCTTAAAAAGGAAGGCTACACCATTCTTACTCGCAATTTTTACTCTAAATTTGGTGAGATAGATATCGTTGCTTTTAAAGACAATATTCTCTATTTTTGTGAAGTTAAATTTTCAAAACACTATGACCCCATTACGCGCATTACACCTTCAAAAATGGCTAAAATCATTAAAACCATCAATTATTATTTCCTAATTCATCCGTGCTCATATGATTATCAAATTGATGCTATCTTAGTAATGCCAGAGAAAATTGAAATAATAAAAAATATTAGTTACTAA
- a CDS encoding aldehyde dehydrogenase family protein, with amino-acid sequence MKANLYYGSTCKNKEQQKEVRSPYDGRVVSTFSLCDEVDAVEVLNIAQKAALHVKLTPLHQRMNWLLDVAQKLEGERERIALIITDEVGKPIAFSRVEVDRCIETIKLSANAMLHVNGETFDTTAMPSGKKSLAFYKREPVGVVLAITPFNFPLNLVAHKIAPALVAGNAVILKPTSQAPRTAYELVKLFIESPYAPKDALSLIYSGKGVNETLISSDIPRVISFTGSVGVGREIMRNAGIKKVALELGGNAATYIDASANIALAAKRCAVGSFINSGQVCISLQRIYVHNAVYESFAKALVEEAKALHVGSPYDEQTFIGPMVNGAAVEKAKRWIKSAVDEGAKPLCGFTCKDLLFEPTIMADVTEQMQIVCEEVFAPIVSLIKVSDYEEAKEKMNASSYGLQYSVFCNDLSMAHRAIDELEAGGIVINDIPTLRFDLQPYGGIKQSGIGKEGPYFALMDDYTQIKSVVIC; translated from the coding sequence ATGAAAGCGAATCTATACTACGGTTCTACATGCAAAAATAAAGAGCAACAAAAAGAGGTGCGTTCACCTTATGATGGACGTGTGGTTTCAACCTTTAGTCTCTGCGATGAAGTGGATGCTGTAGAAGTTCTTAATATTGCTCAAAAAGCAGCTTTACATGTAAAGCTGACCCCTTTGCACCAACGCATGAATTGGCTTTTGGATGTAGCCCAAAAACTAGAAGGTGAGCGTGAGCGAATTGCGCTTATTATTACTGATGAAGTGGGAAAACCGATCGCTTTTTCGCGTGTTGAGGTCGATCGTTGTATTGAGACGATAAAACTCTCTGCCAACGCAATGTTACATGTAAACGGGGAAACGTTTGATACTACGGCGATGCCCAGTGGTAAAAAGAGCTTAGCGTTTTACAAACGAGAACCTGTGGGTGTGGTGCTTGCCATTACACCGTTTAATTTCCCACTCAATCTTGTAGCTCATAAAATTGCTCCTGCACTGGTTGCTGGTAACGCAGTCATTTTAAAACCTACTTCACAAGCACCACGTACAGCGTATGAATTGGTGAAGCTCTTCATCGAAAGTCCTTATGCACCAAAAGATGCGTTGAGTCTTATTTACAGTGGCAAAGGGGTTAATGAAACACTCATTAGCAGTGATATTCCCCGTGTGATTAGCTTTACTGGAAGTGTGGGTGTTGGACGTGAGATTATGCGAAACGCAGGGATTAAAAAAGTGGCTTTAGAACTAGGAGGCAATGCAGCAACTTATATCGATGCTTCAGCTAACATTGCACTTGCGGCAAAACGGTGTGCGGTGGGTTCGTTCATCAACTCTGGACAAGTCTGCATCTCTCTTCAGCGCATTTACGTTCATAACGCTGTTTACGAGAGTTTTGCAAAAGCCCTTGTGGAAGAAGCAAAAGCTTTACATGTAGGCTCTCCTTATGATGAGCAAACCTTTATTGGTCCGATGGTCAATGGAGCAGCAGTGGAGAAAGCAAAGCGTTGGATAAAAAGTGCGGTGGATGAGGGTGCAAAGCCACTTTGTGGTTTTACATGTAAAGACCTTTTGTTTGAGCCTACCATCATGGCAGACGTGACTGAGCAGATGCAAATTGTGTGTGAAGAGGTCTTTGCTCCGATCGTTTCGCTGATCAAAGTAAGCGACTATGAAGAAGCAAAAGAGAAGATGAATGCGTCTTCGTATGGACTTCAATACTCTGTTTTCTGCAATGATCTTTCCATGGCTCACAGAGCGATTGATGAACTAGAAGCGGGTGGTATTGTTATCAATGACATTCCAACATTACGGTTTGACTTGCAACCTTATGGTGGCATCAAACAGAGTGGCATTGGTAAAGAAGGCCCTTATTTTGCACTTATGGATGACTATACCCAGATAAAATCTGTGGTAATATGCTGA
- the purF gene encoding amidophosphoribosyltransferase, which translates to MCAIVGVFDVKHASKIAYYALFAMQHRGQEATGISASDGKKIRTIKDNGLVTEVFNEDKLSFLHGDMAIGHNRYSTAGSDSVRDAQPVAASYKLGDISIVHNGNLINKHEVRSKLVEQGAIFQSSMDTENIIHLIARSQQGKLKDRIVEALNVIKGAYCLLIQSRSKMFAVRDRYGVRPLSIGKLKEGGYIVASETCALDLVDAEFVRDVRPGEMVIFQQGKETFESIQLFEPDPHICAFEFIYFARPDSVIEGKNVYATRKKMGMKLAQLAPVEADFVIPVPDSGVSAALGYAQESGIPFEMAIVRNHYVGRTFIEPTQAVRDLKVKLKLSPIHKILEGKKIVVIDDSIVRGTTSRQIVKLLKRAGAAEVHMRIAAPTIEHPCLYGIDTPSYKELISANKTVEEVREYIEADSLAFLSIEALKESIGNDMNYSLVSFDGNYFIK; encoded by the coding sequence ATGTGTGCAATTGTTGGTGTATTTGATGTAAAACATGCTTCTAAGATAGCTTATTATGCTCTGTTCGCGATGCAACATCGTGGACAAGAAGCAACAGGTATCAGTGCCAGTGATGGCAAGAAAATCCGAACGATTAAAGACAATGGTTTAGTCACCGAAGTTTTTAATGAAGATAAACTCTCATTCTTACATGGAGATATGGCCATAGGTCATAATCGTTATTCCACTGCAGGAAGTGACTCTGTACGAGACGCTCAACCTGTTGCAGCAAGTTATAAACTCGGTGATATTTCGATTGTCCATAATGGAAATTTGATTAACAAACATGAAGTGAGAAGCAAGCTAGTTGAACAAGGTGCAATATTTCAGTCTTCAATGGACACTGAAAATATTATTCATTTAATCGCGCGCTCTCAACAAGGAAAACTCAAAGATCGTATCGTTGAAGCCCTTAATGTTATCAAAGGCGCTTATTGTCTTTTAATTCAAAGTAGATCTAAAATGTTTGCGGTACGTGATCGTTATGGAGTGCGTCCTTTATCGATTGGAAAATTAAAAGAAGGCGGTTATATCGTTGCAAGTGAAACATGTGCATTAGATTTGGTAGATGCTGAATTTGTAAGAGATGTAAGACCTGGTGAAATGGTTATATTTCAGCAAGGTAAAGAGACATTTGAAAGTATTCAACTTTTTGAACCAGATCCACATATCTGCGCTTTTGAATTTATTTATTTTGCAAGACCTGATAGTGTAATTGAAGGTAAAAATGTCTATGCAACACGCAAAAAAATGGGTATGAAATTAGCACAACTCGCTCCTGTGGAAGCAGATTTTGTGATTCCTGTACCTGATAGTGGTGTGAGTGCAGCACTTGGGTATGCACAAGAAAGCGGTATTCCTTTTGAGATGGCCATTGTGAGAAATCACTATGTTGGTCGAACATTTATTGAGCCAACTCAAGCCGTCCGTGATCTCAAAGTTAAACTCAAACTCTCTCCTATTCATAAAATATTAGAGGGTAAAAAGATTGTTGTGATTGATGATAGTATTGTGCGTGGAACGACTTCAAGACAAATCGTTAAATTGTTGAAGCGAGCAGGTGCTGCTGAAGTACATATGCGCATTGCTGCTCCGACGATCGAGCATCCTTGTTTATATGGCATTGATACGCCAAGCTATAAAGAGCTTATTAGTGCTAATAAAACCGTTGAAGAAGTCAGAGAGTATATTGAAGCAGATTCACTTGCCTTTTTAAGCATTGAAGCACTTAAAGAAAGCATTGGCAATGATATGAACTATTCACTGGTTAGTTTTGATGGAAACTATTTTATTAAATAA